The proteins below are encoded in one region of Purpureocillium takamizusanense chromosome 11, complete sequence:
- a CDS encoding uncharacterized protein (COG:S~TransMembrane:12 (i148-170o190-209i214-231o243-266i273-296o302-327i574-598o618-642i663-684o690-716i728-751o757-780i)~EggNog:ENOG503NTX3), which yields MSSDDFSKDSTPRRWKISRLFGQGPNKEATGEKLGPSKWSLGVLNDKETVEVPGSVLLLASDRNEPLGLRNVNARTSHSSIPIGFPVDVPTTPGGTRIRPESHLHPPQQSDLIEDKKTTSDGNIILDPQPEESANDPLNWPAWRRDTALLSLGFYCMIGGGITPLIAAGFTDVARDYDVSVETVSLTTGLYMMGLGLGSVIASPTAILFGKRPVYLVSAIVFIATCLWAAWSPSFSSLLAARVFQGVAISPVECLPSATIAEIFFLHERAYRIGIYTLLLLGGKNLVPLVSAAIIGSFGWRWVFWIVAMVVGLGFVLLFLFVPETFWDRTPTRKPSKRPSFLRRLSSRHNVPHVATPSGRENATRRPSSPGIDDRNTNLHVGFAPVVSASQGLQQESTATVESPATAPAPMRHVGWAKASVEDNQGASLPSNNQQPQEHDKAEPSTNSLPPMSAANIPTIQLPEHEISVLHSIDSPRHTLSPTASIRRTSHLQHGTPPYSHSVSGSEANVGYFAHGPNLDAEGIPASKLKAPLKIQEYTHNLRHLPPQTFTQQLRPYHGRLNNDNWFKVMVRPFVLFAYPAVLWSAAVYACSIGWLIVISETMAIIYRDPTIYNFSALQTGLVYVSPFLGGILGTGVAGKVSDIIVRAMARRNGGLYEPEFRLIMAGPILVTTVMGLMGFGWSAQEKDHWIVPTLFFGILSFGCALGSTTSITYCVDSYRQYAGEALVTLNFSKNVLHGLVFSLFVAHWMAEDGPKMVFIWLGIIQLILQLFTIPLYIYGKRARMWTVRKNFMEKL from the exons ATGTCGTCGGACGACTTTAGCAAAGACTCCACGCCTCGGCGTTGGAAGATTTCTAGACTCTTTGGGCAGGGCCCAAACAAGGAAGCAACAGGCGAGAAGTTAGGGCCGTCAAAATGGAGTCTGGGTGTACTCAACGACAAAGAGACCGTCGAGGTCCCAG GGTCTGTTTTGCTCCTCGCCTCAGACCGCAATGAGCCGCTCGGCTTGCGCAACGTCAACGCCCGGACCTCACATTCCTCTATTCCCATCGGTTTTCCAGTCGATGTTCCGACAACGCCGGGTGGAACCAGGATCAGGCCAGAATCACACCTCCACCCTCCTCAGCAATCGGATCTCATTGAAGATAAAAAGACAACCAGTGATGGTAATATCATCCTCGATCCTCAACCTGAAGAATCAGCCAACGACCCCCTCAACTGGCCCGCCTGGAGACGAGACACTGCACTACTATCTTTGGGCTTCTACTGCATGATCGGCGGCGGGATTACGCctctcatcgccgccggcttcaccgacgtcgcccgcgactACGATGTTTCTGTAGAAACCGTCTCACTAACGACCGGTCTCTACATGATGGGTCTAGGATTGGGTTCCGTCATTGCTTCCCCCACGGCAATTTTATTTGGCAAGCGTCCCGTATACCTTGTTAGTGCCATCGTCTTCATTGCGACTTGCCTGTGGGCTGCCTGGTCTCCCAGCTTTTCCTCCCTTCTGGCCGCCAGAGTCTTTCAGGGCGTCGCAATCAGTCCCGTCGAGTGCCTGCCATCTGCCACCATTGCGGAGATCTTCTTCCTCCACGAGCGGGCATACCGTATAGGCATCTACACCCTCCTACTCTTAGGTGGCAAGAACCTTGTTCCGTTGGTAAGCGCCGCCATCATAGGCAGCTTTGGGTGGCGCTGGGTTTTCTG GATTGTGGCCATGGttgtcggcctcggcttTGTTCTCCTCTTCCTTTTTGTCCCAGAAACGTTCTGGGACAGGACTCCGACGAGAAAGCCTTCAAAACGGCCTAGTTTTTTGCGTCGGCTATCTTCTCGCCACAACGTGCCACACGTTGCAACGCCAAGTGGCCGCGAGAATGCTACGAGGCGTCCCTCATCTCCCGGCATAGATGACCGAAATACCAACCTCCATGTCGGCTTTGCGCCTGTCGTCAGCGCCAGTCAGGGCCTTCAACAAGAATCTACCGCCACTGTGGAGTCTCCAGCaacagcgccggcgccaatgCGCCACGTCGGTTGGGCTAAAGCCAGCGTTGAGGACAATCAGGGAGCCTCATTGCCCTCGAACAATCAGCAACCTCAAGAACATGACAAGGCTGAGCCCAGTACCAACTCCCTGCCCCCAATGTCTGCAGCAAACATTCCTACAATACAGCTTCCGGAACATGAGATATCGGTTTTACACAGCATCGACAGTCCAAGGCATACCCTatcgccgacggccagcatTCGACGTACTTCTCACCTTCAACACGGCACTCCGCCATATTCACACTCGGTTAGTGGAAGCGAAGCAAACGTCGGTTACTTCGCACACGGGCCGAACCTTGACGCAGAGGGGATACCGGCATCCAAGCTCAAGGCGCCGCTGAAGATCCAGGAATACACGCATAACTTGCGCCATCTTCCGCCTCAAACGTTTACCCAGCAGCTCAGACCGTATCACGGGCGTCTCAACAACGACAACTGGTTCAAAGTCATGGTCCGCCCCTTCGTTTTGTTTGCGTATCCCGCCGTTCTTTGGTCTGCCGCAGTGTACGCATGCTCCATTGGTTGGCTGATTGTCATATCTGAGACTATGGCCATCATTTATCGCGACCCTACGATTTATAACTTCTCAGCATTGCAAACAGGGCTGGTATACGTTTCGCCATTTCTGGGAGGGATCCTCGGAACTGGCGTTGCCGGGAAAGTCAGCGATATTATCGTgagggccatggcgcgccgCAACGGTGGCCTCTACGAGCCGGAGTTTCGCCTCATCATGGCAGGGCCGATACTCGTCACGACTGTGATGGGGCTAATGGGATTTGGCTGGTCTGCACAGGAGAAGGATCACTGGATTGTGCCAACCCTGTTTTTCGGTATCCTGTCCTTTGGCTGCGCCCTCGGCTCCACCACGTCCATCACCTATTGCGTTGACAGCTACCGTCAGTACGCCGGCGAAGCACTCGTGACGCTCAACTTTTCCAAGAACGTCCTTCATGGACTTGTCTTCAGCTTGTTCGTAGCACATTGGATGGCTGAGGACGGTCCCAAGATGGTGTTCATTTGGCTCGGTATCATACAGTTGATACTCCAGCTATTTACGATACCGCTGTACATCTACGGCAAGAGAGCACGCATGTGGACGGTAAGGAAGAATTTTATGGAGAAGCTGTGA
- a CDS encoding uncharacterized protein (COG:S~EggNog:ENOG503P54Z) codes for MTTALSGPRPSMQPAPARARARFRRPGFSANVALAELQLPSHQQHVVVTDGPPATRTTHHIGHRQTLILSIQRAPLPRREYPATRSFRLAMPAATPVATRVGAAAAAAAAAARRPSLMKTPPSAVAAALVGHVTRQPPAPYRHQRHAAAPPISTGFTCRQAASFSSSAARSAKNHVLDPIRNPDSFFTHLSLSSSARTPLLTLWTASWCPTCRTVLPLLTSLVESGVGQAEGGVLLAPVEFDSPDIMAVSGADNLAMTYMITSVPTLLSFDAGEVQAATRVTDGRKLADRQFLEEWIRNEARRHGGRGGGGGGVGAAFGGLFGRR; via the exons ATGACGACAGCGCTGTCGGGTCCACGTCCATCCATGCAACCAGCCccagcgcgggcgcgagcgcgctTCAGGCGGCCAGGGTTCTCCGCAAACGTCGCCCTAGCTGAGCTCCAACTTCCCAGTCACCAACAACACGTGGTTGTCACAGACGGTCCTCCTGCAACGAGGACCACTCACCACATCGGCCACCGCCAGACATTGATCCTGTCCATCCAACGGGCCCCTCTACCAAGGCGGGAGTATCCTGCCACTCGTTCGTTCCGTCTCGCGATGCCGGCAGCCACCCCGGTCGCCACCCGCGTCggggccgcagcagctgccgccgccgccgcagctcgacgcccgtcCCTCATGAAGACTCCACCATCGGCAGTGGCTGCGGCGCTTGTTGGGCACGTCAcccgccagccgccggcaccgtATCGTCACCAGCGTCACGCGGCAGCACCACCCATAAGCACGGGTTTCACTTGCCGGCAAGCTgccagcttctcctcgtctgccGCCCGCTCGGCGAAGAACCATGTCCTTGACCC AATCCGCAACCCAGACTCCTTCTTCACGCATCTCTcactctcctcctcggcgcgaaCCCCCCTCCTCACGCTCTGGACCGCCTCGTGGTGCCCGACCTGCCGCACCGTCCTCCCGCTGCTCACCTCCCTCGTCGAGtccggcgtcggccaggccgagggcggcgtcttgCTGGCCCCCGTCGAGTTCGACAGCCCGgacatcatggccgtctccggcgccgacaacCTCGCCATGACTTACATGATCACCTCGGTCCCCACCCTGCTCAgcttcgacgccggcgaggtccaGGCGGCCACGCGCGTCACCGACGGCCGCAAGCTCGCTGACCGCCAGTTCCTGGAGGAATGGATCCGCAACGAGGCCCGCCGACAcggggggcgaggaggcggcggcggcggcgtgggtgCAGCGTTTGGCGGGTTGTTTGGTAGGCGGTAG